From a region of the Synechococcus sp. PCC 7502 genome:
- the acs gene encoding acetate--CoA ligase gives MSQPAIESILAENRLFSPSEAFSASAHIKSFAQYQQIYNQAKANPEAFWAELAEQELDWFQKWHTVLDWQPPVAKWFDGGKINITYNCLDRHLLTDRKNKAALIWEGEPGDSRTLTYAQLHREVCIFANVLKSLGIQKGDRIGIYLPMIPEAMIAMLACARIGAPHTVIFGGFSAEAVRDRLIDVQAKLVITADGGWRKDAIVPLKEQVDKALANDVVPSVTNVIVVKRTEQDIQMLEGRDRWLDDLKIGVSAKSDPEPMDSEDMLFILYTSGSTGKPKGIVHTTGGYNLYSHITSKWIFDLKDTDIFWCTADVGWITGHSYIVYGPLSNGATTLMYEGAPRPSNFGCTWDIIEKHGVTIFYTAPTAIRTFIKMGEQLPNARDLSSLRLIGTVGEPINPESWMWYKDVIGGDRCPIVDTWWQTETGGIMITPLPGAIPTKPGSATLPFPGIIPDVVDLDGNPAADNEGGYLVIKYPHPGMMRTVYGDSDRFRKSYWEHIPPQDGKYVYFAGDGARRDEDGYFWVMGRVDDVINVAGHRLGTMEIESALVSHPAVAEAAVVGKPDEVKGEDIFAFVTLEREFTSSPELTKELKQHVVQEIGAIARPGEIRFTDALPKTRSGKIMRRLLRAIAAGQEITSDTSTLEDRTILDKLREDI, from the coding sequence ATGTCCCAGCCTGCGATCGAGTCTATTCTTGCCGAAAATCGCCTATTTAGCCCTTCTGAAGCGTTTTCCGCATCTGCACATATTAAAAGTTTTGCCCAATATCAACAAATTTACAACCAAGCCAAGGCAAATCCTGAAGCATTTTGGGCGGAGTTAGCTGAGCAGGAATTAGACTGGTTTCAAAAATGGCATACAGTCCTAGATTGGCAACCGCCTGTGGCAAAGTGGTTTGATGGTGGCAAAATTAATATTACCTATAACTGCCTCGATCGCCATTTATTAACTGATCGTAAAAATAAAGCTGCCCTAATTTGGGAAGGTGAACCAGGTGATAGTCGCACCTTGACCTATGCTCAACTGCATCGAGAAGTTTGTATATTTGCTAATGTCTTAAAATCCCTTGGTATTCAAAAAGGCGATCGCATTGGCATTTATTTACCGATGATTCCTGAAGCTATGATTGCCATGCTTGCCTGTGCCAGAATTGGTGCGCCTCATACTGTCATTTTTGGTGGATTTAGTGCCGAAGCTGTACGCGATCGCTTAATAGATGTTCAAGCTAAGTTGGTAATTACCGCCGACGGTGGTTGGCGCAAAGATGCGATCGTGCCATTAAAAGAACAGGTGGATAAAGCTTTAGCAAATGACGTAGTTCCTTCTGTAACTAATGTAATTGTGGTTAAGCGTACGGAACAGGATATTCAAATGCTTGAAGGTCGCGATCGCTGGTTAGATGATTTAAAGATTGGAGTATCCGCCAAATCCGATCCAGAGCCAATGGATAGTGAAGATATGCTATTTATCCTCTACACCAGTGGTAGTACGGGCAAACCTAAGGGAATCGTTCATACCACAGGCGGCTATAACCTTTATAGTCACATTACGAGTAAATGGATTTTTGATCTAAAAGATACGGATATATTTTGGTGTACTGCTGATGTGGGCTGGATCACTGGACATTCTTATATAGTCTATGGTCCCCTCTCCAATGGTGCTACAACTTTGATGTATGAAGGTGCGCCCCGACCTTCCAATTTTGGTTGTACATGGGACATCATTGAAAAACATGGGGTGACAATTTTTTATACGGCACCCACTGCCATTCGCACGTTTATTAAAATGGGGGAGCAACTGCCCAATGCCCGTGATTTATCGTCTTTGCGTTTAATTGGCACCGTGGGGGAACCAATAAATCCTGAGTCTTGGATGTGGTACAAAGATGTAATTGGAGGCGATCGCTGTCCCATTGTCGATACCTGGTGGCAAACTGAAACTGGAGGCATTATGATCACCCCACTGCCCGGTGCCATACCCACTAAACCCGGTTCTGCGACTTTACCTTTCCCCGGTATTATTCCCGATGTGGTTGATTTAGACGGTAATCCTGCGGCGGATAATGAAGGCGGTTATTTAGTAATTAAGTATCCTCACCCCGGTATGATGCGAACTGTCTATGGAGATAGCGATCGCTTCCGTAAGAGCTACTGGGAACATATTCCGCCCCAGGATGGTAAATACGTTTACTTTGCGGGGGATGGAGCCAGAAGGGATGAGGATGGCTATTTTTGGGTCATGGGTCGGGTTGATGATGTAATTAACGTGGCAGGTCATCGCCTTGGCACTATGGAAATTGAGTCTGCCCTTGTTTCTCACCCCGCGGTAGCTGAAGCGGCGGTAGTCGGTAAGCCCGATGAGGTTAAAGGGGAAGATATTTTTGCCTTTGTCACCCTAGAACGAGAATTTACCTCCAGTCCTGAATTAACGAAGGAACTCAAACAGCACGTTGTCCAAGAAATTGGGGCGATCGCCCGTCCCGGGGAAATTAGATTTACTGATGCTCTGCCTAAAACCCGTTCGGGAAAAATTATGCGGCGATTACTGCGAGCGATCGCTGCTGGTCAAGAAATTACCAGTGATACTTCTACTCTAGAGGACAGAACAATTTTAGATAAATTGCGTGAAGATATTTAA
- a CDS encoding low molecular weight protein-tyrosine-phosphatase: MSDNIPQVPQKLLFVCLGNICRSPSAENIMNHLVAVQGKSDRIMCDSAGTASYHTGAAPDRRMAIAAKKRGITLHGRARQFSQQDFQQFDLILAMDRSNYQNILALDPEQKYRDKVKMMCDFCTSYPDKEVPDPYYGGVDGFDYVIDLLFDACNGLLASEYLT; the protein is encoded by the coding sequence ATGTCCGACAATATACCCCAAGTACCCCAAAAACTTTTATTTGTCTGTTTAGGAAATATCTGTCGCTCTCCTTCGGCGGAAAATATTATGAATCACTTAGTTGCAGTCCAAGGAAAAAGCGATCGCATTATGTGTGATTCTGCAGGTACTGCCAGTTATCATACGGGGGCAGCCCCAGATCGACGCATGGCAATTGCTGCAAAAAAACGAGGTATTACCCTACATGGCAGAGCCAGACAATTTTCTCAGCAAGATTTTCAGCAATTCGATCTAATTTTGGCAATGGATCGCTCCAATTATCAAAATATATTGGCACTAGACCCCGAACAGAAATATCGAGATAAAGTAAAAATGATGTGTGATTTTTGTACGTCTTATCCAGACAAAGAAGTTCCCGATCCCTACTATGGCGGTGTAGATGGCTTTGATTATGTAATTGATTTGTTGTTTGATGCCTGTAACGGTTTATTAGCATCTGAATATTTAACCTAA
- a CDS encoding TldD/PmbA family protein: MNPEYLLELALKHGATAAEVYISQSQSQPVYFEANRLKQIENISSEGTALRLWKNHQPGLAIAYGDIAPETLVEKALALSDLNAPEEIYLNSSSSSTNYASNAECLPISQAQLISYGEAAITQITDIYPDVICSSQWDYGTQSMRLINSLGLDCSYSDRSLDGSISAELIKDEDFLNIWQSHSDRSSFPPHLLTAPILQHLEWSDRNATSGNGKVPILFTAKAADTLWGIVAEACSGRHVRQKTTPWLDQLNQQVISPAITISQNPTLGMHSLPFDDEGTPTQTVTWIDQGMLKAFYGDRRTAAELNLELTGNGFRSGLGSYPSPSLFNLIIDSGSGNLTDLISSISDGILIDQILGDSPDLSGDFAINVDLGYRIKQGKIFGRVKDTMVSGNAFTALNHVIQLGSDRSWQGSLYTPSLIVDGLSVTSKN, from the coding sequence ATGAATCCTGAATATCTGCTTGAACTTGCCCTTAAGCATGGAGCTACTGCGGCTGAAGTTTATATTTCCCAATCCCAATCTCAGCCCGTATATTTTGAGGCAAATCGGCTGAAGCAAATAGAAAATATTAGTTCTGAAGGCACTGCCCTCAGACTTTGGAAAAATCATCAACCGGGCTTGGCAATTGCCTATGGAGATATAGCTCCTGAGACCCTAGTAGAAAAGGCATTGGCTCTTAGTGATTTGAATGCACCTGAAGAAATTTATCTTAATTCCAGTTCTAGTTCTACTAATTATGCCAGCAATGCAGAATGTCTTCCCATATCTCAGGCACAGCTAATTAGCTATGGGGAAGCAGCGATCACCCAAATTACGGATATTTATCCTGACGTAATCTGCTCAAGCCAGTGGGATTATGGTACTCAAAGTATGCGGCTGATTAATTCATTGGGACTAGACTGTAGCTATAGCGATCGCAGTCTTGATGGTTCGATCAGTGCTGAGTTAATCAAAGATGAGGACTTTTTGAATATTTGGCAAAGTCATTCTGACCGATCAAGTTTTCCCCCACATCTGTTAACGGCACCCATACTACAACACCTAGAATGGTCAGATCGCAATGCCACATCAGGTAATGGTAAAGTACCAATTTTGTTTACAGCCAAAGCTGCGGATACTTTGTGGGGTATAGTGGCTGAAGCTTGCAGTGGTCGTCATGTGCGCCAAAAAACCACACCCTGGTTAGATCAGTTAAATCAACAGGTAATTAGTCCCGCCATTACCATCAGTCAAAATCCTACCCTTGGGATGCACAGTTTACCTTTTGATGATGAAGGAACTCCTACTCAAACTGTGACTTGGATTGATCAGGGTATGCTCAAAGCTTTTTATGGCGATCGGCGCACGGCTGCGGAACTAAATCTTGAACTTACAGGCAATGGATTTCGCAGTGGTTTAGGTAGCTATCCCAGCCCTAGTTTGTTTAATTTAATTATTGATAGTGGTTCTGGAAATTTAACTGACCTGATCTCAAGCATTAGTGATGGTATTCTCATTGATCAAATTTTGGGCGATAGTCCCGATCTGTCAGGAGATTTTGCTATTAATGTTGACCTCGGTTATCGGATTAAACAGGGGAAAATTTTCGGCAGGGTTAAGGATACTATGGTTTCTGGCAATGCTTTCACCGCCTTAAATCATGTTATCCAACTGGGAAGCGATCGCTCTTGGCAGGGATCACTCTATACACCGTCGTTAATTGTAGATGGACTATCTGTAACTAGTAAAAACTAG
- a CDS encoding methylenetetrahydrofolate reductase, whose amino-acid sequence MSFAAGFYPNFSNLSNLYNSFKANALNKNFLITAEVAPPRGCDPQPMISQAQLLKGRVHAVNITDSSRAVLAMSPLAASVILQYQVGITTIYQLACRDRNVIALQGDLLGASALGLQNVLALTGDPVKAGDHPQARAVFDLESVRLLQAIAKLNQGQDINGRPLDQPTDLFAGAAVDPQSSSWSGLQRRFERKLAAGAEFFQSQLITDFDLLDKFMQKLGNPSQKPILAGVFLLKSAKNAQFINKYVPGVHIPDHIINRLAQAPIPLQEGIAIAAEQVKAAREICQGVHLMAVKTEHLIPQILDLAGIPPLV is encoded by the coding sequence GTGAGTTTTGCTGCTGGTTTTTATCCTAACTTTTCAAATTTAAGTAATTTATACAACAGCTTTAAAGCTAACGCTCTCAACAAAAACTTTTTAATTACCGCCGAAGTAGCACCGCCACGGGGTTGTGATCCTCAGCCCATGATTTCCCAAGCCCAATTACTCAAAGGTCGGGTTCATGCTGTGAATATTACTGACTCTAGTCGTGCGGTTTTGGCAATGAGTCCTCTAGCAGCTTCGGTAATTTTGCAATATCAAGTGGGCATTACGACTATTTATCAACTTGCCTGTCGCGATCGCAATGTTATTGCCCTCCAAGGAGATTTACTAGGGGCATCAGCGTTAGGCTTACAGAATGTGTTAGCACTTACGGGTGATCCAGTTAAAGCAGGAGATCATCCCCAGGCTAGGGCGGTGTTTGATTTAGAATCGGTACGTTTACTGCAGGCGATCGCTAAACTGAATCAAGGGCAAGATATTAATGGTCGTCCACTTGATCAACCTACGGATTTATTTGCAGGCGCAGCCGTTGATCCTCAGTCCTCCAGTTGGTCGGGCTTACAGAGACGGTTTGAACGGAAATTGGCAGCAGGTGCAGAGTTTTTTCAAAGTCAATTAATTACAGATTTTGATCTGTTAGATAAGTTTATGCAAAAACTAGGAAATCCCAGTCAAAAGCCAATTCTGGCGGGAGTTTTTCTGCTGAAATCTGCTAAAAATGCCCAATTTATCAATAAATATGTCCCTGGTGTGCATATTCCCGATCACATTATTAACCGCTTAGCTCAAGCCCCAATTCCCCTCCAAGAAGGGATAGCGATCGCAGCAGAACAAGTTAAAGCTGCTAGGGAAATCTGTCAAGGGGTACATCTGATGGCAGTCAAAACTGAACATTTAATTCCGCAAATTCTCGACCTTGCTGGTATTCCTCCTTTAGTTTAA